The DNA region TGCAAGACCAATAGCAGGAAGTCAGGAAGAGTGAACATACTGttgttgtgtgcttgtgtgtttgtgcagttccAGGAGCAGTTGGATCGCTTCATGAAGATGAATGCTGAGCTACGGCACAAGCAGAACGTGCTGCAGGCTCAGCTGAAGAGTGCCGTGGAGAGGAAGACGGACATGGAGGCCGatctgaaggaaaaaaacaaagagataGAAAATCTCCAAGCACAACTGGACAAAAGCACCAGCAACACAGCTGTATGGGTTTTAAGTTTAGGTTTCGCCGTACAgtgcttttaattaaatgtttatataCTGTCTGTTGAACATCTTCATTCTCTTTTCTCCCTCAGTTCAATTCAAGTCAGACAGTTCAAAAATCAACAaaagagacaaaggcagagcaAAAAGATCTGGACCTGCCATGTTTCACCAAGAAGGAAGTGCGTGACATCATATTTGAGAGAAACGAGCTTAAAACCAACTTGTTCCTGGTGCAAGAGGAGCTCAACTACTATCAGAGGTCGGTCCACTTTATTCAGATTTTTGATAGGCTTCTTATGTTTTAATTGGGCAAAAAATGGAGACTTCCTAATTAATTTTGTATTGTACATTGCTTCTGCAGGGAAATTCTGAATGAGGAGCGGTGCCCTGGTTTTCTATTAGAAGCTGTTCGCTCTGCCAtcagaaaaaagagaaaactcaTTAAAGCCAAGATGCTGGGAACGTCTGTGAATCAGTGTGACATCAGGTCTGTGTTACAGACACACCTTATGGTCATCATATCCACAAATAATGTAGAAGATTAGAAAGATGTGCAGAGAAGATCACACTTGTTATTTCTTGCAAGTGATGAGGAGCAGACAGAAGTAGACGGCCCAGCAGTGGACGACACTGACAGACCGGCAGAGTCACACATAAAAAACCTGTGAGTACAgcttttattcactgctacatgGCACCAATTAGACTGGAAGAAAAATGTCAAACAAGCCACGAGAGAGTTCTTATTTTGGTTCTGTCCTGCCTCAGACAAATCACATTCTCTCGCAAATGAGAAACAGGAATTACCTGTTAAAGTCTAACTTACCCAGTAACATTGAGAAATGACTTTATGTCTAGAAAAACCACATGACTGAGGATTAAATTATGTGAAAAATGTGTGTCAATACTTGTTTAATCAGAACTAAAAATACAACACTAGTAACATGATAACATTTtaggtttgctttgttttgactgcagtctttttattttcttcaaacATGTCAGAAAGTCAAGTTCAGACTCAATGTCCAGCTCATATCAATGATTGACAGACATTTCATAACACTGTAAATAAAGAGTCATGTGAGTCTCTTAAGAGACAGGATATAACCTGAAGGGGACataatttaaaatgattcaaCTCCTTGGCATCGTGTGCTATTACTATATAATAAAGAGCAATAAAGGCCTCAATGGCCCAAACCCACAATAAAAGCTAAGTCAGAAACTCCAGACAGCACATGTGAATGAAAGGGCTGCTTTAATCTCTCTGCTGACACTGTCGCTGTCCCCAGAGCTTTGCCAGTCATGGACTATACTTAGCCGTAATCCCCGACTACAGGTCTGACCTCAGACGTGTCTTTTTGTACCCTGCAGCTTCGGCTTCTTCACATGGTCCGGCAGCAGCAGGGGTCCCACTCAGATCAGCAACTCTGCCTCAAGCTGGGAGATCATCGGAGACTCAGAGGCCACAGATCAGACGGATCAGTCACCGTCTTCCTGAGATGATACTGAACGGGAActctttgtttttatcattgTCAGGTCTCATTTTGTGACAGAAAAATCCCATGAAAAATGTTTTGGCTTGAAATGTGTGTgcgacacaaaaacacaatctaACTGAGAGGAAATCCTAAAAGTGTTTATAAgcaatgtttattttaatatgttgctttgttttaatCATGAATACCGTCATTCCTCATAGTAATCTCACTGCTGCCCCCTTGCTTTTCAATAGACGTTAGAAGTAAGAGTGTTACAGTAAGTATAACACCTTAATCTCATCTTAAGCATGACTTAATTTTGTATAACTTTCATTCTTCTGTCTCTTATGTTTTAATATTGTCTACGCTAAATAATTATTAGCCAAACACTTATATGTATGAATCCTCAAGCAGTTGAACAAAAGTATGGATATTACATATTCACCTCTGTTCCTCTAGAGGGCACTGGTTAATATCTGAAGCGATAATATTTTACCAGGGGCATCATAATGTAACTTTTACCTCTTACCTCTTTTTAAGCCATGTGTTCATCCGTGTGTTATTCGTGACCGGAAGCACTTTCACgctaaaggaaaaacaaagattttATGTGTAGTACCAGTTTCCTCCATCGGCGagtgcattttaaaaagccttgtgttaaaaatatattttcctaCTTCACTCGTCAGTCACAGAGCTAAAGCATCTGCCCTAAGAAGACCACTTGCTCCAGGTGTATTTGTTTGTACAGTGTGATCCTCCCCTGAGACCATTCTAAATAGTGTCTATTTttgtaaacatgtttattttggctgataaaaacacattaagggTGTTAATTGCTGTGCCAGTGGTTAAAATGTCATGAAACAACTTTATATGGATTTGTCTATGATACTCAGTCTTCAAGTAAATCCATTAAAAAGTCCCAAAACCTGAAATGGTCTGAGTGCAAACTTTAGAATGCTGTGCTGTTACACAATGCTAAAAATAATCATGTGATCATGTTTGTGACTTATATGACTCATGAGGAGTGAAAATTGCTTTTCATCATCTACTGGAAGACTTAACAATGGTTTCTGGGAAGAAGGTGGACTGCAGGCGTGTGCTCTTGTGTTTGTACGAGTcccgtgtacgtgtgtgtgtggcgagttcTGGATGTTAGTGTTGCAACCATCTTTAAAAATCCCTGCTTTCGGTTGAATAGGAGGAAGTAGCTCTGACTTCCCCAGGAAATGGGAAGAGGAAATCTGGGGACTTCGACCTCCCTCGCTGCGCCAGAGCTGCAAGACGACTCGCAGGGCGCAAAAAGAGAgcggggaggaagagaagggtGGATCCTGCAGCCTCTGACTGGTAGCAGAAGTTGAGGGAGTGAGTGAGACAGAAAGACGCTTGTCCAGGAGTCGTAGTGTTGTCCTGGCGTGGAGATGAAGCTTCTGCTCGGGGCTCTGGGcgctctgctgtgctgctccttgtcctcctcacaAACACTGGACCCTGCTGGGAAAAACGTCTGCCTCAATGCCAGGTACGCCTCAACCTCACCACCGTTCACGCGCGCCACCTGTTGCTGGATCTTGATTTTGACTGATTGATCGATGGTCTTCGGTACCTACAGGGACCCCTCCACCCCAGCGTGTTGCACTGGTTGGCGCCAGGAGGGCAACGCGTGCACTATACGTGAGTTTACCTCACTGTATCGCTGCCTCAGCCATATTGAGGCATCCTGGCTTCAgcttcttactgtatgtgtgtgtgcagctgtgtgtgagggagacCAGGCCTGCCACAAGAACGAGATCTGCGTGTACCCAGGAGTGTGTCACTGTCCGCCCGGCTACTTCGGCGCTCGCTGCAGAACACGTGAGTCCCGCTCCACCACAGGAACGTCCCAGAGGGTGGCGTTTGTTCCCTAAGTCCTCCGCTTCGTCCCCCAGCctgtcctctgcagctctggggCTCCAACTGCCGCCAGGAGTGCCGGTGCTTCCCGCACGGCCGCTGTCACCCCGTCACCGGCGAGTGCTCCTGCAGGCCCAACCGCTGGGGCCCGCTGTGCCAGCACGCCTGCACGTGCGCCCGCTACGGCCAGTGCCACCCGGTCCACGGGAACTGCACCTGCGACGAGGGCTGGTGGACGGCCGCCTGCTCCAAGCCCTGCCTCTGCGTCGCTGGCGGCTCCTCGGGCCCCGGCTGCGACCAGGCCACGGGCCAGTGTCGGTGCCACCGCGGCCACTGGGGGCAGCGGTGCCTCTTCAACTGCAGCTGCCACCTGTCGCCGTGCGATCAGCGCGACGGCGCGTGCGAGTGTGAGGCGGGTTGGTGGGGACTGGGCTGTGGCAGGAAGTGTAACTGTGACCTCAGACACAGCCACTGCGACCCGGGCAGTGGGCGGTGCCTGTGCCACCCGGGGTACCAGGGCAGCTTCTGCAACCGGCTGTGTGAGAACGGCACGTACGGCAGTGGGTGCGATAGGAGGTAGGCGTGAGCATCCAGGAATCTACCAGCGTGTCTGGTTCCGATGATGAGTGAGTGTCTCCTGCCCATAGATGTGGTCACTGTACAGGCGGCCGGCCCTGTTCTCTCACCGATGGCTCCTGCGCCGCCTGCGAGCCTGGCTGGAACGGCACGCGATGCGACCGCCCCTGTCCGCCCGGTTACTACGGCGACGGCTGCCGGGAGACGTGTCCGCGCTGCAGGAGCAGCGAGCCCTGCGACCCAGTGACTGGGACTTGCCCGAGGTGTGACGCTGGTTGGACTGGAGCCAGGTGTGCGCTTGCATATGCTTGACCATGACCCTGTAATAGGAGACGGCGCTCATGAAGAGACTCGTGCTGTCATTTCTCCCTGCCGTCCAGGTGCGATGAAGCCTGCTCCAACAGGACGTTCGGACTTGCTTGCTCTTTCCTGTGTGGCCCTTGTTTCCACGGCAACTGCCATCACGTGACAGGAAGATGCATCTGTCAGCCGGGGTTTCATGGAGAAAGGTGAGCCGGGTGCTAGAGTTACAAACTAAAGCAGGGTTTGCTCAGGCCTTTGGTTTCAATCTCATACACAAAGAGAAAGTCAAATAAATCTTTCTTTCTGTTGTTACTTTAAGTCAACCTGAACATACTGACCCAGCCTTTTGTTGTTGAGGCCGGCTGACCTCTGATAAGATGCGATAAGATGTGATTGGCTTTTGTGCAAATGTTTAAACACACTGAGAACTGAAGCAAGGCATGCATTTACCTCTACATCTCTTCATTTCTTGCTGCTGGTCCTGTTTTTTGCAGCTGTAACAGCAGCTGCCCCCACATGCACTTTGGCCCCAACTGCTCCTCCGTCTGTGCCTGCGGCGGTGGAGCCAGCTGCCACCCGCTCACCGGCGTCTGCCCCCACAGTAAGCCTCTGCCTCCGTCCACGAATCCGGCACCGCATGCGTGTAGTGTGTGAAGGTGATCAGTCTGTTTGTGGCGTGTGTGTCAGGTGGCAGAACCGCGGTCCTGGTCGGcgtgctgctcccgctgctgctgctgctgctcgctgtgctttgctgttgtttgtgctgtggagGAAGCCCCGTGGACAGCAAGGACAGGTCTGTAGCTAGCATAGCACTGAGGCCCGAACATTAAGATGCATCATAGTAGAACGACACGTGTTAAATATACTGTGCATCAGCTGCCGAGACATTTAAGCTAGCGGTCAGCAGTTCTGTTACTGTGCAGGTATGTGAAATCGTCTCTGTTTTTCCCAAGGGCGACGTTGGCTGAGGGAGGCTGGTCAGCCCGTATGAAATACCACGTGTACAGTGTGGTGGCTAACATCAGTGCTGCCCTCCCCTGTGTATCCAACTGGTCGTCTGGTCTGCCTCGCGTCACCGGtcagtgtgaaaacacacagctaCAGCCTCACTCATAGTTATGTGGCTGCACGGTTTATCTTCTTTATGCTTTAAGCTTCAgtggaagtaaaaaaaataatctgaACCCTAACTTTCTTATATATAAACACTATAGGATTTAACTTTTGTTCCACCCAAACAGTATCTCACCACGACCCAGAGTTGACCTTCAACCACAGCTTTATTGAACCTCCCTCCTCTGGCTGGGTGACTGAAGGGTCGTCGTTTGACAgcgatgaagaggagggagaagctCTTTACTGTGTCCCCCCAAGAGAAGGTAGAGCCCGGATAATCCGCCTTTCAGATGTTTAGTAAAACTGTCCCATTCAAACTCCCGACCTCTTTCTGACAGACATCCCAGCAGTGGCAGGCGGCGAGTTCCAGGAGATGAGTTCAAAGTGTAACATGTTCCTGGACCCATCGGGCTTCAGCAGCGAGGACATCAGCTCACCCTTCAACATCCCACGCACCTCGAGCATCGCTAAATCCAAGCGCCCCTCCGTCTCCTTTGCCGAGGGAACCCGCTTTGGACCCAAGGAGAGACGTGGCTCAGCCCAGGACCCCTGCGTCGGTGTCTCTCGCAGCAAATCTAAAACCAACTGGGGGGTTTTGATGCTGTCCGCCCTCCAGAGTCAGGGGAGTGCCGCGAGAACAGAAGAGGAAGGCGCAGCTGAAGGCAGGGAGACGGTGAACGAAGGGGACGTGCAGGTGGCAAACAACCAGGAGGCAAACTGTGATGCAGTGGAACAGGAAGACAGAACTTCATCCAGGGCCAGCATGCAGGTCCACGGGGGGTCGGGAAGAAGACGGACTATGTCCAACACAGCCGCCCATAAGGGGACCCAGCTGCTAACGCCTGCCTCAGACACTCAGGTGGGAGGGCCCAATAAGGTCACCACAGTGTATGTGACAGTGGGTAGGGCTGGCCGACCCGTGTCAAAGACCGAGCCGAGCTCCGAAGGGCCCGTTCAGGCCATGCTGCGGCGACTGGGCAGCCTGCAGAGgcaaagagagcaggagagcgGAAAGGCCAAGTCCCGGCGAGGGGACGAGATCACCAAACCACCCCGGAGGAAGCTTGGAGCACGGGCCACCGTGTGGGAGCAGGGGGGGCCGCACGGAGCCGAGGGCGGGCCGCGTAAGCCCGTCAGAAGGAAGCAAGGTTCCGTCAAGTCCCCCGACGCAGCCAGCGCTAATGACGCTCCATTGCCGGACAGCGACACGCCAAGGAGGCCGCTGTCGTCCATTCTGAAATACGCACCCGAGCCGGCTCCGGCCGAGCCAGGGGCCGCGCTCGGGGCCGAGGGAAACAGTACCGGGCAAACGGAGAGCAACTATCTGACCGTGGGACCGGCAGGAGACGCTGTGAGCCTCACCGAGATCATCGCCAATGAAGG from Betta splendens chromosome 13, fBetSpl5.4, whole genome shotgun sequence includes:
- the scarf1 gene encoding scavenger receptor class F member 1 isoform X1 encodes the protein MKLLLGALGALLCCSLSSSQTLDPAGKNVCLNARDPSTPACCTGWRQEGNACTIPVCEGDQACHKNEICVYPGVCHCPPGYFGARCRTPCPLQLWGSNCRQECRCFPHGRCHPVTGECSCRPNRWGPLCQHACTCARYGQCHPVHGNCTCDEGWWTAACSKPCLCVAGGSSGPGCDQATGQCRCHRGHWGQRCLFNCSCHLSPCDQRDGACECEAGWWGLGCGRKCNCDLRHSHCDPGSGRCLCHPGYQGSFCNRLCENGTYGSGCDRRCGHCTGGRPCSLTDGSCAACEPGWNGTRCDRPCPPGYYGDGCRETCPRCRSSEPCDPVTGTCPRCDAGWTGARCDEACSNRTFGLACSFLCGPCFHGNCHHVTGRCICQPGFHGESCNSSCPHMHFGPNCSSVCACGGGASCHPLTGVCPHSGRTAVLVGVLLPLLLLLLAVLCCCLCCGGSPVDSKDRATLAEGGWSARMKYHVYSVVANISAALPCVSNWSSGLPRVTVSHHDPELTFNHSFIEPPSSGWVTEGSSFDSDEEEGEALYCVPPREDIPAVAGGEFQEMSSKCNMFLDPSGFSSEDISSPFNIPRTSSIAKSKRPSVSFAEGTRFGPKERRGSAQDPCVGVSRSKSKTNWGVLMLSALQSQGSAARTEEEGAAEGRETVNEGDVQVANNQEANCDAVEQEDRTSSRASMQVHGGSGRRRTMSNTAAHKGTQLLTPASDTQVGGPNKVTTVYVTVGRAGRPVSKTEPSSEGPVQAMLRRLGSLQRQREQESGKAKSRRGDEITKPPRRKLGARATVWEQGGPHGAEGGPRKPVRRKQGSVKSPDAASANDAPLPDSDTPRRPLSSILKYAPEPAPAEPGAALGAEGNSTGQTESNYLTVGPAGDAVSLTEIIANEGANDEPCYENVLVKGS
- the scarf1 gene encoding scavenger receptor class F member 1 isoform X2: MKLLLGALGALLCCSLSSSQTLDPAGKNVCLNARDPSTPACCTGWRQEGNACTIPVCEGDQACHKNEICVYPGVCHCPPGYFGARCRTPCPLQLWGSNCRQECRCFPHGRCHPVTGECSCRPNRWGPLCQHACTCARYGQCHPVHGNCTCDEGWWTAACSKPCLCVAGGSSGPGCDQATGQCRCHRGHWGQRCLFNCSCHLSPCDQRDGACECEAGWWGLGCGRKCNCDLRHSHCDPGSGRCLCHPGYQGSFCNRLCENGTYGSGCDRRCGHCTGGRPCSLTDGSCAACEPGWNGTRCDRPCPPGYYGDGCRETCPRCRSSEPCDPVTGTCPRCDEACSNRTFGLACSFLCGPCFHGNCHHVTGRCICQPGFHGESCNSSCPHMHFGPNCSSVCACGGGASCHPLTGVCPHSGRTAVLVGVLLPLLLLLLAVLCCCLCCGGSPVDSKDRATLAEGGWSARMKYHVYSVVANISAALPCVSNWSSGLPRVTVSHHDPELTFNHSFIEPPSSGWVTEGSSFDSDEEEGEALYCVPPREDIPAVAGGEFQEMSSKCNMFLDPSGFSSEDISSPFNIPRTSSIAKSKRPSVSFAEGTRFGPKERRGSAQDPCVGVSRSKSKTNWGVLMLSALQSQGSAARTEEEGAAEGRETVNEGDVQVANNQEANCDAVEQEDRTSSRASMQVHGGSGRRRTMSNTAAHKGTQLLTPASDTQVGGPNKVTTVYVTVGRAGRPVSKTEPSSEGPVQAMLRRLGSLQRQREQESGKAKSRRGDEITKPPRRKLGARATVWEQGGPHGAEGGPRKPVRRKQGSVKSPDAASANDAPLPDSDTPRRPLSSILKYAPEPAPAEPGAALGAEGNSTGQTESNYLTVGPAGDAVSLTEIIANEGANDEPCYENVLVKGS
- the scarf1 gene encoding scavenger receptor class F member 1 isoform X3 yields the protein MVFGTYRDPSTPACCTGWRQEGNACTIPVCEGDQACHKNEICVYPGVCHCPPGYFGARCRTPCPLQLWGSNCRQECRCFPHGRCHPVTGECSCRPNRWGPLCQHACTCARYGQCHPVHGNCTCDEGWWTAACSKPCLCVAGGSSGPGCDQATGQCRCHRGHWGQRCLFNCSCHLSPCDQRDGACECEAGWWGLGCGRKCNCDLRHSHCDPGSGRCLCHPGYQGSFCNRLCENGTYGSGCDRRCGHCTGGRPCSLTDGSCAACEPGWNGTRCDRPCPPGYYGDGCRETCPRCRSSEPCDPVTGTCPRCDAGWTGARCDEACSNRTFGLACSFLCGPCFHGNCHHVTGRCICQPGFHGESCNSSCPHMHFGPNCSSVCACGGGASCHPLTGVCPHSGRTAVLVGVLLPLLLLLLAVLCCCLCCGGSPVDSKDRATLAEGGWSARMKYHVYSVVANISAALPCVSNWSSGLPRVTVSHHDPELTFNHSFIEPPSSGWVTEGSSFDSDEEEGEALYCVPPREDIPAVAGGEFQEMSSKCNMFLDPSGFSSEDISSPFNIPRTSSIAKSKRPSVSFAEGTRFGPKERRGSAQDPCVGVSRSKSKTNWGVLMLSALQSQGSAARTEEEGAAEGRETVNEGDVQVANNQEANCDAVEQEDRTSSRASMQVHGGSGRRRTMSNTAAHKGTQLLTPASDTQVGGPNKVTTVYVTVGRAGRPVSKTEPSSEGPVQAMLRRLGSLQRQREQESGKAKSRRGDEITKPPRRKLGARATVWEQGGPHGAEGGPRKPVRRKQGSVKSPDAASANDAPLPDSDTPRRPLSSILKYAPEPAPAEPGAALGAEGNSTGQTESNYLTVGPAGDAVSLTEIIANEGANDEPCYENVLVKGS
- the rilp gene encoding RILP-like protein 1, yielding MEAPEPQPDGKGADGCFGRTHASLTVSDVYEIAKLVGAEVEKLIDGYGKDSVIGLVPKIVKVLELLESFASRNHAHKLREEELLRTFETIQLQQRKRGAKDGDDASDKNDARELQQKEQQWRRRCEELQDQVQRLQEDREELQSRLKGSHAQEDQIQHQQREVMLKLKQVVDKQRDDLRAKVQEITTISREVEAFQEQLDRFMKMNAELRHKQNVLQAQLKSAVERKTDMEADLKEKNKEIENLQAQLDKSTSNTAFNSSQTVQKSTKETKAEQKDLDLPCFTKKEVRDIIFERNELKTNLFLVQEELNYYQREILNEERCPGFLLEAVRSAIRKKRKLIKAKMLGTSVNQCDISDEEQTEVDGPAVDDTDRPAESHIKNLFGFFTWSGSSRGPTQISNSASSWEIIGDSEATDQTDQSPSS